In the genome of Sporocytophaga myxococcoides, the window ATATATACACGTTTTAATAATCCTAAAAATAAAACCCTAAAAATTTCACAAAACAAAACAAATGGCTATCATGCCAGCTACTATGACAATAAGCAGGTTAAATTTGAAACTGTAATTAAAAATGGCAGACCCGATTCATACTTCAAAGCCTACTACCCTAATGGTCAATTAGCTATTGAATGGACATTAAAAGATGGAGTCCCTGACGGAAAATACGCCTGGTATGAGGTAAATGGCAAAGTTAAAAGATCTGGTTTTTTTAAAATGGGTGTACCTTCAGGAATCTGGAAAGCATATAATGAAAATGGAATCATTGATAGCGAATTTGAATATGACAATTCTTTTCCTAAAAACGACAAATTTACTTTTAAAAAAACTTATGATAAAGATGGAAAACTCAATATGCATCTTGTATATAAAAATGGATTACTTAACGGCCACCAAAGAAACTACTATCCCAATGGCACAATAAGTTATGAAGTTGAAAAAATAGAAGGCAAAGAGGAAGGAGTATGTAAAAAATATTATGGAAATGGTTCACTTCAAGAACAATCCTATTATGAAAAAGGAAAACTGGAAGGTCCTTTGGAGACCTGGCATGATAATAACCAAAAGGCTTCCATAACCCACTATAAAAACAACAAAAAACACGGAGAAAAGAAAAACTGGTACAAGAATGGCCAACTTCGCATAAGTGGTTACTATTTCTTCGACACAGAAAATGGAATATGGCAGTTTTTTGACACTACAGGAAAACTAACAGAAGAGAGATACTACGAACAAGGTAACAGAAAACAAGGTCCTAAGGATGTTCCGTGTTTCTGTTCCGACCAGCCAGGCAATATGGTCTCTGGCCCATTGTTATCGGAGAAGCTTGATTCGGTTCAACTTATAAAGTTTGAATTTAAATTTCATGAATCCATCAGCAGCTACCTAAGCAAGTTGCATTATCGAGGAGAATCCCCTGGATTTGCACAACGTGGTGGACCACCTTCAGACTTCCTCAACTTCGCAACAAACAAGCATTTGGAAGTTGGGATTCCTGACAAAGATGGAATAAAACTTATTTTAAATCCTTGTTTAAATAAAGGCGAACTTAGTCTCTTAAAAATTTCTTATGTTAAAAACAAGGCCAATCCAGATCTTTCCGAAGCCACTCTGCTGATTCCGATGCTTGCTTTTAAATTTGACAGAAACATTTTAAAGCCAGAGATACAAGACCTGGACTGCAAAGCATACTTTAGAGTTGAATCACTTCACTATAGTAAAAGCGGAATTGATTTCAGGAATGCCGAGGCTGTGTGCTTTCCTAAATCTCAAATAGGAGTATCCAAACTAAACCTCAAGTTAGTAGATTTTAAACCATTAATCTACAGCTCAGAAAAACAACTCAACGAATACCAGCATGCTGTTAATCTATATAAGAATCTTAATCCTGATCTGTTAAAACAAAAAAACTTTGTGGGCTTGACACAAGGGGCCGGCAACATTCAATTTACAATGCAGGATATTGAGTTAGATGTTCAGGTGAAAGATGTTATAGCAGGAAAGACTTTCGTTGCAGGAACTCTTGTCATTGAAAATGTATCCAAAAACGGCAACAAACTAACAATATCTAACTCCGGGAAAGACATCAATACAACCCTTAATTTCATTAAAGAATATTTTCGTAACAATAGTATGGCTGTAGATATAACAGAGGATTTCAACTCAAAAAAACTTACTATAAAATTCCTATATAAGCGACCATAGACTAAGCCTATATAATCTTGCAAGCGCATGCTATACAGCTTGCGCTTTTTTTATAAATAGGATTTGCTAATAAGTCCCGATTGACTAACATAGTAATTTTATTCCCTACATTCTTTTAGAAAAAAGATCTCTCGCCCTTTCTGGTATGTTTTCCATCAGGAAAAAGAAATGACTATATTAGCATTATAAATACGAGAAAGATAATTCTCGGATATTTTTATAGTACGGAACATGTCAGAGAAGAACAGACAACAACAAGCGAAGCTGCTGAGAATTTTCAGAAAAATACATCGTGTTACTGGTGCACTCTTATTTATATTTTTCTTTTTTATATCTATATCCGGATTGCTATTAGCCTGGAAAAAAAACAGCAATGGGCTACTTCTTGCAAAGTCTTATAAGGGGACATCAACTGACTTAAAAGATTGGCTTTCAATAGACAGCCTTCATAAACATGCCTGCCAGATATTACATGATTCAATTTCAGCTGACTTATCTACTGAGCTTGAGCGCATAGACATCAGAAAGGACAAGGGAATGGTGAAATTCGTATTTGCAGACCAATTCTGGGGAATTCAACTGGACGGCGCTACAGGCAAACTTTTACATATAGAAAGAAGGCGTGCCGATTTTATAGAGAAAGTTCATGATGGATCAATAATAGATTATTATACAGGACTAAGTAATAACGAATTCAAACTTATTTACTCCACTATTATGGGATTGGCTCTTCTGGCATTTACAATAACAGGGTTCTGGCTCTGGTACGGCCCGATACAAATGAGAAGATCCAATCAGGGTGATACCAGCGCCTATGTCCGGAAAAAATCTTTGACCAAAACTTGAGTGGTAAGACTTTTACACTAAGCCACTTTAGTTCAGCCTCACTGGGCCTGTACTTTGGGAATCATTCCATTTGACAGTGATGTTACTCCTTCCTTTGCCCCTAACTGCATAGAATCTATAGCAGAGCTTGGAACAATAACAAAAGTAGAATTTTTCTTTAATCCTTCATAAAGCATATTCATAGCTCTCAAGTGCAAAGCTACTGGATCGTTGGCATAAGTTTTCGCTGCTTCGCCAAACTTCTCAGCAACCTGCCTTTCCGAATCACCAAGGATAACTCTGGCTTGCCTTTCTCTCTCTGCCTGAGCCTGCATAGACATTGCATCCTCTAGTCCAGGTGGAATCAATACATCTTTTACCTCCACAGAACTAACCCTGATACCCCAAGGTTCAGTTCGTACATCTATGATATTCTGTAAAACATCGCTGATCTTATCCCTCCCTTCAAGCATTTCAGACAGTAAAGTTTTACCGATAACATCACGCAGAGCAGTTTGTGATGCCCAACTGATGGCACTATGATAGTCTGCAACCTCTAAGGAGGCTTTGACTGGGTCGAAAACCTTCCAGAACAAAACAGCATCTACACTCACAGGAACAGAGTCTTTAGTAAGTGTTTTTTCCGCGTTAAAGGAAGTTGCGATTACTCTGGTATCAATCCAATATGGGATAGTTTCAACAATTGGAACAATAAAGAACAGGCCAGGCCCTTTTAATTTTCGGAATTTACCCAGATGCAACACGAGTGCCTTTTCCCATGGATTGGCAATTTTAATGGAAGATGAAACGACTATGGCAAAAATAAAAGAAAAAATACCGACAGAAACAGAGGCAGGTGACATGCCGAAAGTAGTAAAGGCCAATAATATGCCAACAGAAAGGATGACAAAGAAAATTAGCGTGGGAACAGCGTTTGATGAGCTCATTTAATTTATTGAGTTTTAACCTACTATTCAATAATGACAAAGCAATGAAAGGAAGAACCTGAAGAAGTTAAAAATGTTCTAATAATTTATACTGATTTAAAAGTTAACATGCTTAAAGATATACTTTCATACATAAATAAAAACCTCTAAAGGTGGGTCAATAAAAACAACTTCAATCAGAAGCCCACAAAAAAATAACATATTCTAATCTTAATCAACCAGGACATTAGCTTGCTTCCTATCCTTTAACCAGAAAAAATAAATCCCCATAAGAATCTGGTAAGCGGGCAGGTTTTCACCCTCACTATAAACTGAAAATGCCGGTTCTATAAAAATATTAACTATTGCGTTCCCTGCTTTAAAGATCTGACCAATTCCAATTCCCAAAGGAATTAGTGTTTTTTTATTATTAAAATCAAAGATGCAAGTAGCCCCCATACTTCTTCCATATAATCCGTTTGCTATACTTAAAAGCAATGCAGGTTGGAATGTAAGATAACCACCGTTATTCTGTCCGGCATCATTACCAAAGACAGAAGTCCGGTAAGTAGCTAATCCTCCGACAATCACTCCTGATGGTGCAATATGGGCAATGAGAGCACTTCCTCCAAACTGCCATAGATTCACTCCAAGGGCTGAGCTTGTTGCGCTTGGAATGCTAACTAAAGGTCCTATTCCAAAATGAACTCTTGCACTATCATTAGTCAGACGAATTATATCAAAAATATTAAAGTTACCAATACCTGATTTATACCCGGCAGGAGTAGCAACAGAAACAAATGGAAGAGTCGCTCTAACCATATGTCTTCGATTTGTAATAACTCCACGAAGAAGCATTACGTTTCCCACCTCAGTCGCTCCTTGAATTTTGGGGGAATAATAATTATCGATGTTCAATGCTCGTGAGTTTTTCCAGGGAGTACCAAATCCTTTAAAAGGATTTGCTGTTTCCTGGTTCATCTTAGATGGAACAGTGTTTTGAATAGGTTCCGGGCTGGAATAGGTATTAGTTTGTGCAATAACTATTCTTG includes:
- a CDS encoding PepSY domain-containing protein, yielding MSEKNRQQQAKLLRIFRKIHRVTGALLFIFFFFISISGLLLAWKKNSNGLLLAKSYKGTSTDLKDWLSIDSLHKHACQILHDSISADLSTELERIDIRKDKGMVKFVFADQFWGIQLDGATGKLLHIERRRADFIEKVHDGSIIDYYTGLSNNEFKLIYSTIMGLALLAFTITGFWLWYGPIQMRRSNQGDTSAYVRKKSLTKT
- a CDS encoding slipin family protein, whose protein sequence is MSSSNAVPTLIFFVILSVGILLAFTTFGMSPASVSVGIFSFIFAIVVSSSIKIANPWEKALVLHLGKFRKLKGPGLFFIVPIVETIPYWIDTRVIATSFNAEKTLTKDSVPVSVDAVLFWKVFDPVKASLEVADYHSAISWASQTALRDVIGKTLLSEMLEGRDKISDVLQNIIDVRTEPWGIRVSSVEVKDVLIPPGLEDAMSMQAQAERERQARVILGDSERQVAEKFGEAAKTYANDPVALHLRAMNMLYEGLKKNSTFVIVPSSAIDSMQLGAKEGVTSLSNGMIPKVQAQ
- a CDS encoding toxin-antitoxin system YwqK family antitoxin, producing MIKLFSKLIITLMLSLSSFQLQAQSSCDTTTKGDWKVIRCKRQGATIVTSVYKDRGPVQKVYWDANGNLESEEYTFVNINMITYSWKASYYTDGQLKEESYFLFPQVEWHPNGNLRSLKHLSIYELNWTQDGKSYSPKIYRRDTLGVPKDTAQDKYWIEDIYTRFNNPKNKTLKISQNKTNGYHASYYDNKQVKFETVIKNGRPDSYFKAYYPNGQLAIEWTLKDGVPDGKYAWYEVNGKVKRSGFFKMGVPSGIWKAYNENGIIDSEFEYDNSFPKNDKFTFKKTYDKDGKLNMHLVYKNGLLNGHQRNYYPNGTISYEVEKIEGKEEGVCKKYYGNGSLQEQSYYEKGKLEGPLETWHDNNQKASITHYKNNKKHGEKKNWYKNGQLRISGYYFFDTENGIWQFFDTTGKLTEERYYEQGNRKQGPKDVPCFCSDQPGNMVSGPLLSEKLDSVQLIKFEFKFHESISSYLSKLHYRGESPGFAQRGGPPSDFLNFATNKHLEVGIPDKDGIKLILNPCLNKGELSLLKISYVKNKANPDLSEATLLIPMLAFKFDRNILKPEIQDLDCKAYFRVESLHYSKSGIDFRNAEAVCFPKSQIGVSKLNLKLVDFKPLIYSSEKQLNEYQHAVNLYKNLNPDLLKQKNFVGLTQGAGNIQFTMQDIELDVQVKDVIAGKTFVAGTLVIENVSKNGNKLTISNSGKDINTTLNFIKEYFRNNSMAVDITEDFNSKKLTIKFLYKRP